The DNA region TCAGTTCGatttaacatatatatgtatatgaataaAGAATCATACTTCTTTTAGTCCCTTCAATTTGAGACCGTGAGAAAATAAAACAGGATTAGGGTAAATTCAAGAAGAAACCGAAAACGTTTCTCTTATTTTATATCCTTCATCTCTGctaaaaatgatcaaatttttttgtGGCGTGACGTAGTTGACTGAACTCAGGTGGTGTTTTTCTAATTACCCATTCTTTATCAATATGGTTTTAGTTTTGGCACTATTAGGAGAGAATATGTTGGGCAGTTCAGGCGCTTGCCAAATTCCAACAGTCCctgtgtttttttcttttcgaaACTGTTACCTTGCTTACGTTACGTACGGCAAAACGTTGCAGAAGATAACCGTTTTGTCATGTTGTTTACAGTGTACTGGGCTGGGCCCAGATGAAATTAGCTTTTGCTTGCTTCTTCATTTTGTCGCCATTGTTGAGCTATGCTTGGTAATTTTGTCTTACCCTTCTATCTAAAAGGGATAACAAATATTTTTCGCTtgttttagaataatattatatatttatttattttaaatatataaattattatatatttaatatgtgtcattatattattaagtgttatttattattaatttaaaatcatttaattaaattataacatatatcaaatatatctcaaaataaatatatatagttttacctattgtttttttatcaaaacgAAATGTTATCTTCCTTAATTCCTCCTTCCATCCAAATGCAGAATATATCGCTACTTTGGTTGACCTAaatagaaaaatacaaaaaaaaaaaaatctctttcttgTTCTATATCTACTGGACACCACGGCAACTTCTTTCTTCCTTCATTTCTTCTTCACATTTTACTagaaattggaaaataaaaaatgtttttccaaCCGAAATGTGGCAGACAATGCGATAAATcgctaataaaaaaattgcatacaAATACGAAGTTTTATTGGatcaaaagttaataaaattgatagaatattaaaatttttaaaataaaaacttaaatccGAAGATTTGTCGcacttataaaactttaattgacCTAATTATGAGTGCATTTCGGATTTACCTATCcaataaatatagataaagtttccaatttaaaaaaaaaaaaattgcaaagtCTTGCAAATAAAGTTGTAGTTTCTGATGAGAGGACATCAccatagagataaaaaaatgttaatttgcCAAATGAAGAATCAACTTTTGCCCACTTCTACGAAAAGAATTGAATTTTGAACCGCTTTAATTTTTCccgtacatatatatatatatatatatatatatatatatatatatatatatatatatatatatatatatatatatatatatatatatatatatatatatatatatatatatatatatatatatatttcatatgtaGAGTATTTTGtatggaaaaaataattattcatttttttcttggcTAGCgttttctatataaaagaaatagaagaagAGATAGTAATATAATTTCCTGGTCTTTTAGTCATACATGAAATcttatccaattttatttaatttggtaaCTTGTGTAAAAAAAATCTGAATCTCCTTGGATTTGGAATCTGAAGAGATTTTGTAGGGAAGTTAAAAGTAGCAGAGATTCATATTCAAATCTTATTAATAAAACCTAATTTAAATAGGTGAATTAGATGCTAATCACTGAAAATTAGGTTTAAACAGTACCAAAGAAGCAGTATCAGTTTGCTTAATGAGGACTGTTTTCATTCAGACTTAGCAAAATTGATGCAGTATAAAATTTCTGCcacttaaaaacataaaaccaaacagaagaaaaagattAGTTGAAGAAGACAATCTCGAACAATCAAAGTGAATCCAAGTGTTCGAAAATGAAACACATAGCAAAATCTTGCTTACCAATGTTTTGCAAAGTTGCCACATATCCCTTTCTGCATGCTCATCCCAAATTATATTATGCCACGCTTCTCTAAGCCCCACACCCCATTCCCTTCTTTCTCTCTAACCTATTTAACTAGCTCTTCTCTTGCTTCCTTCTCCTTCAACATACCTTCTTCATCACCAtttccatttttattcattctcttttcacttttctcatttctactgtcatttcattttatatctatcttctcttttgttttccattttgattttttcaGCTATGACCACCATTTGTTTTGATCAACATCAAGACAAACtttatcatcatcttctttcCCCCAAAAGTCCCACCAAACCCTTCAAGGATATTGAGGTTCCTCCTAGGAAATTTCTTCTAAACAGCAAGAAACTGTTACACCATAATCATCATCCAGAaatcaataatatgtttttcCCTGAGGAATTTACCAGTCTTCACAAGTTCTTGCCTTTCAACAATACTGATGCTGATTCTGACGCTGACTCTGATTCCGATCCTTATGCCTCCGATCATTTTCGCATGTACGAATTCAAGATCCGTCACTGTACTCGTAGCCGTAGCCATGACTGGACTGACTGTCCTTTTGCTCATCCTGGCGAGAAGGCTCGTCGCCGTGATCCTCGAAGGTTTCATTACTCTGGAACTGTTTGTTCTGAGTTCCGTAGGGCAGGTGGGTGTAGCCGTGGAGATGATTGCGAGTTTGCTCACGGAGTCTTTGAGTGCTGGCTCCATCCTTCACGATATAGAACCGAAGCTTGCAAAGACGGCAAGAATTGTAAACGAAAGGTGTGTTTTTTCGCTCACTCTACTCGTCAGCTTCGCATTTTGCCGGAGATTTCATCACCTCCAAAGTATAGTCACCCTCTCTCCGGCAATTCTCCATTGAATAATCATTGTTGCATGTTTTGCCATCATTCTGTAAATTCCTCTCCAACTAGTACTTTGTTGGGTATGTCTCATTTGTCACGGTCACCGTCTCTTTCACCGCCATTGTCGCCGGTGAATCAAGGATTCTCACCCATTTCTCGGTACATCGAGCGTTTGACAAAGTTCAGTAGTACAGCCGATGCGGCCATGAGTTACAAAGATGTGCTTACTGAGCTGATGATTTCTTTCGATGCAGTGAATTTCAATGAAGTTTCTTCTCCTTTGTCTGTCCCAAGTGGTAATAGCATGAACAGTAATGGTCCTTGGATTGATGCAAATTCTTTTAACATTGAAGATCAGCAACAGTTTATTCTTTCTCCTTCAACTCCAAACCCATCAGGATCACTCAATCCTTTTGGTGGGGATTGTTCAACCAAACATTTGCTTGATGATCAGCAGATCAATGACATTAATGGTGGGCAACTGGGTTGTCCGGATCCTGATCTGGGTTGGGTGAATGAGCTCTTGATGTAGATGAAGAAGATGTTTCATGCATGCCTGCACCAGccgtatatacatatatatatgtgatttgGTGTATAGTATCATTGTTCTTTATTGTTTTGCCTGTGCTTAATTTCCTTGTTGATGTCTTCTTATTTTTCCAagtatttttgttgtttaaagCTCTCCAAGGTCTGCAGTGGAGCAAAATTTGATATCTTTGTTTCATATACCGACTGTTTTTTAGCATTTTGTTGTCATCTCTCTGTTAAGTGGTGAGAGATCTGATCTTTGTTTCAATGTACTAACTTGAACTGTAAGCAAGGTGTGATAATGAAGAATCTTTCTCTTTCTTAATCCCTTTTCTTGAATGAAAGTATGTGTATACAAGTGTCATGTTTAACCTAACTACCAAGTCTGAAGATCaggattttgatattttttaaatccacCAGTTGTTGGCTTAGCTTTTATTGAAGATCTTGTGGTGATACGTGGCTGACATGCAGAATTGTGACTAGGTTTCGAGAATATCACAATACTGGAGCAGattttcagatattttttttaaatttttatctggACGTTTACAGatgcaacaaaaatataaaatataccaattttgaaattactgaatttacaaattattgatgGAATCTGAAATACAGTGGTAGAAAGGGGAGGGGATAAAGGTTTAATACGATATTTAATAGAAAGAGGCAACAAGGATTGATGGGGTTAGGTGGAGGGGGAGCAGCTGCTCTGCCCATACTAATTTTAGGTTAGATAGGGTCATTGGGGTCCCCTTCCTGTCTGCTTTATTTCATTTGTTCACACACGTCTCATCTACTTCTTTAATCAATTCAATGCAATTCCATCCCATTTCCACTTGGGACACTTTGGCCCATACTTTATGTGCGTTCTTTGTTTCACTTCAACATCAAAGTATGGCCACATGCCTTCTCCAAATTGTCTACATGTACCCATCTCTATTTCTTtctaggccaaacgactatttcccacccaaggtttagcgttttctcaaaagtcccccctttaactatggaaacaccaaacacccacccatggccggttagatttaaccaaaccctaacggctgaaaattttatctccttttgcccccctaaactttaaaaactgaaattttccccccgcctaagttttaaaaaatgacagtttcaccctagggtttggttttgaaatctccggcgacctctccggctccgttgccgacggctgctccctccggaagcaacctctccttccgacgatctctttcctcccatttggaggtccgatcggcgcccggagacgccgtaggagacgaagacttcgtcgggaagacgaagttcttcgtcttcccagaagaagacctctgggaagacgaccgtcttcccagacgaggacgacggcatcggcttcgtctgggaagacgaagaacttcgtcttcccgacgaagtcttcgtctcctacggcgtctccgggcgccgatcggacctccaaatgggaggaaagagatcgtcggaaggagaggttgcttccggagggagcagccgtcggcaacggagccggagaggtcgtcggagatttcaaaaccaaaccctagggtgaaactgccattttttaaaacttaggcggggggaaaatttcagtttttaaagtttaggggggcaaaatagattctattttagtttatttttaatattatagctaaaatgacgattttacccctaccaccgttagggtttggttaaatctaactggccatgggtgggtgtttggtgtttctatagttaaagggaggacttttgagaaaacgctaaaccttgggtgggaaatagtcgtttggccttcttTCTATTTGGAAAGAGAAAATCACAGGGAAAATGGGAGATTGTGTGTCAGTGAATAAGGCCAACTAATTGACAAACACCCAGTGCGAGTACCGGGAAATATCACCTTTGCTTTAGAAATTTCTATCCACCGAATTCAGTTATTTGGATTAAGATTATGCTGAATGACAATTTAATTTGCTacctaatttttgtttaaacttctTGTTAACTATAAAgttaaaatcgttatttaatctataatattaaaaaattaaaattttatttcattcttctataattttaaaaactaacaattctcttttcaaaagtttaaaaagttatattttttctctagagCTTCAtaacttttattcttttcctttctttttcaacGATATTTTCTACCCGATTTCCCATCTATCCCCACATTCCAGACAATGATGCAACCACCATTCTCCGACCAAGAATGCAATGAATCATCTAGATCTATCAGTCAATGAATGCGTTCCTTCCCACCATCTTTGTTACATTCGCGGCCTGAGAACTATTCAAATTTGAACGGATCGACATCAGAACATTTGTCTGATGATGAAATTACTCTGATGGAAAGGTCGACGATAAGAGAAAAAGATGGTGAGAAGGTTGGTCAATGGCAGAAACAACATCTAGTCAtcggagaaagaagaaaaaaccctaagagaaaaaataaaattttcaaaattaaattttaagagaaaatgattagtttttcaaattaaagaagaaaataatataaatttttagatttttggatttaatggtaaaatagtgattttacttttgtctctaacagaaaattttaattaaagttaaccCATAGATAAgtatgagttttttaaaatctataagtgtatatttatctttgtattaaacCTTGGACGGAAAATAATCCTGTGCCCTTAAGATTATTCATTTAAACCCTAcataattagtaaaattacaaattacaaattagatttttttagcCTTTcgaaaatatataatcaattagaatgctttgaattcaaaatcaataGCATTacaattgaatttgacattcCATTAAATTCTCCCATTTTTCTCTACCTAAATTTCACTCGGAAAATTCAATACTACTGGCAGAAGTATAACCCACATCTACCCGTCACCCaaccatataattaaaattagagacaTAAAAATCCTTTATTTAGTaggtttaatattattaaattgatgtgGGCATTTATGTTACTTTGCCAACAGCCATAGATTAATTACGGGAATAGAATGCTCTCATGTGGGAAAACAATATTAGCTTAatcaattttacccttgatttGGATATACACCAGAAACAATTCTTTATCCCAAAACAACCTCTTAATTACTCCCTCTATCTTGTTTACAATAATCTCGTATCCATTATCATGTATTTTAGTATGTTAATTACTTAATTTCAGGTAATTACGTATTTTCACTACATAATATAATGCCAAAAATGGAGGCGAAGGTCGCtgtaaacaaataatttatggAGTATGTGAATGTATAACCTATGAAACAAAGTGGTATCACAAACTACAGCTCATCAAATCTGACCTACACATTCTCTATCAAATGACTAGGAAACTCAGTTATCCTTACAATTTCTCGAGTAAACAGAAGACAATCTGGATGGTGACTGTAAGAAGTCGAAAGGGGTACCTCGCCCGAAAGACCTTCTGGTTTTTGGAGAGTCAGATAATAGAGGTTCATAAACTGGACTTCTGCTATTAGGTTGAGTAATTGATAATGGTGAAATGTCTTTCTCTAAAGATCTTGGTTGCGGTTCAATGGTACCCAGAGACAAAATGGGACCACCCATACGTTCAGCCTGCTGAAGTATGTTGATTTTACTTGGTCTGTAGGTGTAACGAAAGTATTTCAGAGCCATGATTGGACCTATTCCTGCTCCAACTATGAGCTGTAatggaataaatatttttagtcaGTTTATAATCCTCTTGTGAAAACAGATTGGAATCCTTTTCTACCTACAGTGCATTTATGGGTGAAAACTTACAAGCATAGTTAACCAATAAGATGGTTGGCGACACAATCGAAACATAATTGTGTACATCCCAGATGATGGAATAGCACTGAAGATCCAGTTGATGACAAAGAAGGCAGCTAAATTCCCCCATATGGCAATATGTTGGACTGCGGTAAAGGAACTGCATGTGACAATCAAAACTCAGAAACTGTTAGTGCAGGTTAATCATTTGAGAGAAAGGATGAGTCATCAAACTCTCCTCTCCATGTTGCCTACAAACATTAATAAAAGCTACTCAAGCCAGTGTCGATAAGCCCAtaatactttaaatataaaaaaaattgttggtaaacaaaattttgagatGGAAGCTTACTTGGTCTCTAATGCCACAACAAAGGCCTGCAACCATATACATCCGGACAGTGCTACCATTGAAACCTCCTCCATTTCACTTTTTTCATAGGCAAAGGCGTGTATGCTGATTACAAATACAACAATTGCCTACAATCACCCCAAGTATTAAATGACGATACAAGCAGCAGATATTACAAATTACAGCAATCGAATCAGCCATCAATCTCATGATAAAGCAAATCAACTCATCAGATGGGAACTGAGCTACTTTAGTATGAACTGAGAGAAGCTCACAACAGGTGGTCATGACTTGACAATTTTCCGAATTCAAAGAGCTACAGCCATTTACTTGGGCTTCCCAACTATACCATTTCACAGAGAGATTGTAACACCGACAAATCCCATGTCAACAAAATACCGGAGAGATACTAGGTATATATAGACATCCCACCTTTCTTAGGGATGCTAAAACAagactggttaaatagtttgtgaactcttaaattattaaaacatgttTTGGGCAATAGAGTCcaaaaagtaaaaacatatgTGTATTCAAAACggataatattttgatagtaagCTAAGGTAAGATCAAGAAGTTATAGAGATGAAAGAAATAcatcaaaattgaaaagatCTACTTAGAAGTCATGCTACCAAAAAAAGGTGCCAACATCTTTCATTTTAGATCAAGTTTTCCATTCAGTTTCATTACCCAGGTCCTCAAACTATTTTCAACCTTGCGTCTTGATATTCAATTGGTTTCTCAtgtttattcaaattagataTGCAAATTGGATGTATCTGCAGTTCTAACCAATTTCAATTATGCAAAATCAAGTTTTGCTGATATAATAGATCTCTGGAATTATAAAAAAACCGGGTTAAATATGCAGGAACAAAAAACAACAGCTGGATTCACAACAATATCTTGAAATGTAAATAAGAAAGCAGACCAAATGATAGCACTCACATGGAATAGGGAACGGCCAAACCATCCAGCAAATGTACTAGGATTAAGAAGCCTGTTTCAATAAAGATCCTGAGTCAGATGTATAATACCTCATACTAGTAGTAAAGAAAGAACTAAAAAAAACTTGAGACAGCATACCTTCCTGCTTGGCAGTAGAATAAAATTTGAGGATGATGCATCACAGTTCCTTCAGTAAGATCTTTGTCAAGGACACTGACCAGAACAGGAATACTAGTATAAAAGACATTGTAAGCCATCAAGCTAACAGAATTGAAAAGACTAGTTCCAGAGACAcctgaaataaaagagaagctgAATTTGGCCTAATGTCAGTATATCAGAAACAAACATAACAACCAGATTTTGTCAAGGAGAACCAACATAGGAAAAAGCAATATAATGGAACTCACAAGATCTGGATAAAACATATCAGGAGGGATTTATAGAACGAATATTGGGATAAAAATGCTGTACGGTTGTAAGAATACCGTCCATGGACAAGTATCAATCTTTTTAGAAACCTGAACTCTGTAATTCAGAAAAgcattgttaattaaaatttcatcctaAAGCCCAAAcagagcattttttttttttttactttaaagtattcacaaaaataaataaagcatgATAAAAGCTGTCAGATATAACATTACTCTGTGGGCTTGAGGTAGATAAATAGTATCACATACACGTATttgttaaaaaggaaaaaaatatctcACAAAATCACAGTTACAGTATTTTATGGCATGTATGAGTAAATGCAACAGCTATTTCTCACAGATATTGTTCATTTCCTCTCCCATGAGAGCCCAATTACTGCCATCTCATCTTAACCTTTATGTGGAACCCCATTGGGAATATGCACTCCACTCATGGGTCTATTGCCATCAGCTTAAGCTCGATTAAAGTCTGTTTCAAAGTACAATCGATTCTAGGATGCTTCTAACTTAACCACTTACAACCCCTGCTCATATCAATATGGGAAGTATTTTAGACCTATTGAGACATGacctaagttttaatttttcaaataagcTTGAGCAAGTGATCATGGGAGTACAAGTCACAAGTGAGAAACAAGTACGCTTGAGGAATGTTTCACAAAAAAAAGATTATGCAATTTGATTTCCACAAAACATTGCCTAATATGAGATATAAGTAGACAAAATTCTAGCTATCATGGAAAAGATAATCTTTAGCATAAATGtctatcatcatcatcattttgtcGTGCAGATGATCAGCCATCCCTCTTGTTCAGGTTCTAGAATATTAATCAAGCAAACCTTAGTTTTAAGCAACTTCTTGAGGTTTAGCAATAATTAATAGAAAACATTTCCTCTTTTTAAGGTTTTCTTTTAAGCAACTTTCCCTTTTTCTAAGGGAAATAAATAATGGAGAACTGGGGAATAAAGAAAAAACCTGCCTTGAAACTTCCATAATGTAGAATACATGCAAACAACAGAACTCTGTATCTCCTGAGTGCATGAAAAAGAGGAGAcacaaagtaaaagaaaaagaacaagcTTACTTCCAATACTATAGTCAGCAGCTCTTGCAGCCTGCAGACCTTCTCTCCCACTAATGCCAACCCCAATGTCAGCTTGTTGTATCATTCGCACATCATTCCCTCCATCCCCAATCGCTAATGTCCTATAGTCGCATGATTTTAAGAGTTCCACAAGCTGCATGAGGAAGTTTCACATTCATTAAGTAACAATCCATCTTCACAAAGAAGGACATTGCAAACATATTCAATCAATTCACATTCTCTCTGATTGGAGGAAAGAGCTGATCCTTTCTTCAGCCAGTGACAAATCGGAAACTATACTTAAAAATTGTCTATCCAGATTAGCTTTTTCCCTCAATATGTGTAAACAATCTAACAGAGTTCATTCAATGCACACTTATGGGTGGTTTCAAACCCTCGATGTCTTTTACTTCAACTTTAACTTCACTTTATTGACAGCATATAATTTGTGTACCTTTTATACCATAGTGAAACTTGATATAagttaattggaaaaaaaaaaaaaaaaaaagaggaagaccAACATGTGAGAACTGGACACATATAGATAATCTTCTAAACCAAAAAACATTTACTCAGAAGCCACATAAAGTATGACAAACTTGAAATGTGAAAAGAACCTGTGCTTTTTGTGATGGTGTCACACGGCAACATATTGCAGTTCTTGATAATATTGCTAATTCAGTGAAAGTTTTCCGGTAATGCTTCAGGGCAATCTCAAGGGCCCAGCCGTCGACAACAAATGCCACATCCTGTCAGAGGGAGGaataagaaaaaaggaaattgtTTAAAGAAAGTCATATTTAAGACTTCTGTTGGTTGAAATTAG from Mangifera indica cultivar Alphonso chromosome 8, CATAS_Mindica_2.1, whole genome shotgun sequence includes:
- the LOC123222992 gene encoding zinc finger CCCH domain-containing protein 2-like; the protein is MTTICFDQHQDKLYHHLLSPKSPTKPFKDIEVPPRKFLLNSKKLLHHNHHPEINNMFFPEEFTSLHKFLPFNNTDADSDADSDSDPYASDHFRMYEFKIRHCTRSRSHDWTDCPFAHPGEKARRRDPRRFHYSGTVCSEFRRAGGCSRGDDCEFAHGVFECWLHPSRYRTEACKDGKNCKRKVCFFAHSTRQLRILPEISSPPKYSHPLSGNSPLNNHCCMFCHHSVNSSPTSTLLGMSHLSRSPSLSPPLSPVNQGFSPISRYIERLTKFSSTADAAMSYKDVLTELMISFDAVNFNEVSSPLSVPSGNSMNSNGPWIDANSFNIEDQQQFILSPSTPNPSGSLNPFGGDCSTKHLLDDQQINDINGGQLGCPDPDLGWVNELLM